One genomic window of Acidovorax radicis includes the following:
- a CDS encoding MOSC domain-containing protein: protein MAIFSGASGVRFNPDSDLSGTIARLFVYPVKSCAGIEVQEAHLTETGLDLDRAWMVVDAHGMFLTQRVLPRMALIRPQLKSDEMVLRAPGMLALHVAMDQVEAPATVTVWRDTVPAWDMGAVAAQWFTDFLGQACRLIRFDPEVRRLSSLDWTGGIEAPTQFADGFPLLVTSEASIDEFNGRLLAAGHAPVGIERFRPNIVLGGVGAHDEDRVDMVRVDVGEPEGVHLQPVKPCARCPIPNVDPATAEIDPSVSDTLRTYRQDKRVGGAITFGMNAIVRQGAGQTLRVGQRIAADLRFE, encoded by the coding sequence ATGGCCATTTTTTCAGGAGCATCTGGCGTGCGTTTTAACCCCGATTCCGATCTGTCCGGCACGATCGCGCGCCTGTTTGTTTACCCCGTCAAGTCGTGCGCTGGCATTGAAGTGCAGGAGGCCCATTTGACGGAAACCGGGCTGGATCTTGATCGCGCGTGGATGGTGGTGGATGCCCATGGGATGTTTCTGACCCAACGTGTCCTGCCTCGCATGGCGCTGATTCGGCCGCAGCTCAAAAGTGACGAAATGGTGCTCCGTGCTCCCGGCATGCTGGCGCTGCATGTGGCGATGGACCAGGTCGAGGCTCCAGCGACCGTGACCGTGTGGCGCGATACGGTGCCCGCATGGGACATGGGGGCCGTGGCGGCCCAGTGGTTTACCGATTTTCTGGGGCAAGCTTGCCGACTCATTCGGTTTGACCCGGAGGTCCGGCGCCTGTCGAGCCTGGACTGGACGGGCGGGATCGAGGCACCCACCCAGTTTGCGGACGGCTTTCCCTTGCTGGTCACCAGCGAAGCCTCCATTGATGAGTTCAATGGCCGGCTTCTGGCGGCGGGCCACGCGCCGGTGGGCATTGAACGTTTTCGTCCCAATATCGTGCTGGGCGGTGTGGGCGCGCACGACGAAGACCGGGTGGACATGGTGCGCGTGGACGTGGGCGAGCCTGAAGGTGTCCACCTGCAGCCTGTGAAGCCCTGTGCGCGTTGCCCAATCCCCAATGTGGACCCTGCCACCGCCGAGATCGACCCATCGGTGAGCGACACGCTGCGCACCTACCGCCAGGACAAGCGCGTGGGCGGTGCCATCACCTTTGGCATGAACGCGATCGTGCGCCAGGGGGCCGGCCAGACGCTGCGTGTGGGGCAGCGTATTGCTGCTGATTTGCGGTTCGAATGA
- a CDS encoding DsbC family protein — protein sequence MKLTTTLLTLAAATLSLCATAQEADIRKALAERIPQMDKIDEVRPTPMAGLYEVRIGTDLFYTDAKGNYVIQGELIDAKARRNLTEDRINKLTAVNFAALPLKDAITIVRGDGKRKVAVFEDPNCGYCKRFERDMQNVNNVTVYLFLYPILSPDSAEKSRNIWCAKDKAGAWQDHMVRDKHAAAASCDTSALQRNLAFGKKYKITGTPTVIFANGTRVPGAIGAQEVEKRLAEASNEAPATTN from the coding sequence ATGAAACTGACCACCACCTTGCTGACTCTGGCCGCAGCCACGTTGAGCTTGTGCGCCACTGCCCAGGAAGCAGACATTCGCAAGGCACTTGCTGAGCGCATTCCCCAGATGGACAAAATCGACGAAGTGCGCCCAACGCCCATGGCCGGGCTCTATGAGGTGCGTATTGGCACCGATCTGTTCTACACAGACGCCAAGGGCAACTATGTGATCCAGGGTGAACTCATTGATGCCAAAGCACGCCGCAACCTGACGGAAGACCGCATCAACAAGCTGACGGCCGTGAATTTTGCCGCCTTGCCACTCAAAGATGCCATCACCATCGTGCGGGGCGACGGCAAACGCAAAGTGGCGGTGTTTGAAGACCCCAACTGCGGATACTGCAAGCGATTTGAGCGTGACATGCAGAACGTGAACAACGTCACGGTGTACCTTTTCCTGTATCCCATCCTGAGCCCCGACTCTGCCGAGAAATCGCGCAACATCTGGTGCGCCAAGGACAAGGCGGGCGCGTGGCAGGACCACATGGTGCGGGACAAACACGCCGCTGCGGCAAGCTGCGACACCAGTGCATTGCAGCGCAATCTGGCTTTCGGTAAAAAATACAAGATCACCGGCACACCGACGGTCATCTTTGCCAATGGCACCCGGGTGCCCGGCGCAATTGGCGCCCAGGAAGTTGAAAAACGCCTGGCAGAAGCCAGCAACGAAGCCCCCGCCACCACGAACTAA
- a CDS encoding FAD-dependent monooxygenase — MAQTFDICIRGSGIVGKTLALLLARDRLKVALVPAPVSSNAAATDVRAYALNTASRGLLDSLRSWPDATHATVVKQMQVAGDGGGAVHFDAMVQGVDALAWIVDVPALEARLSEALRFQPQVEILDAPVAAPLTVVCEGRASSTRAEFGVNFQVTPYAQQAIATRLHCERPHGQVARQWFCADGILAFLPLDGPQGHSVAVVWSVPQERVAALMALTAQEFSQALQTASQDTLGVLTLCADRATWPLQLAKADRWCGSAPAESKTPHSWVLAGDAAHNVHPLAGQGLNLGLADVQALADVLRKRDYWRSVADLRLLRRYERERKAALVTMGLATDGLQQLFSRTEAPWHALRNLGMKGFEHSGPLKEFITRRAMGVY, encoded by the coding sequence ATGGCGCAAACCTTCGACATCTGTATACGCGGCAGCGGCATCGTGGGCAAAACCCTCGCCCTGCTGCTGGCCCGTGACCGGCTGAAAGTGGCGCTGGTGCCCGCGCCAGTCTCCTCCAACGCGGCCGCAACCGACGTGCGCGCGTATGCGCTGAACACGGCGTCGCGCGGGTTGCTCGACTCTCTGCGCAGCTGGCCCGATGCAACACATGCCACCGTCGTCAAACAGATGCAGGTGGCGGGTGACGGGGGCGGCGCGGTCCACTTTGACGCGATGGTGCAGGGCGTCGATGCGCTTGCGTGGATCGTTGATGTGCCTGCGCTGGAAGCCCGCCTGTCCGAGGCCCTGCGCTTTCAGCCCCAGGTAGAGATCCTGGACGCCCCAGTCGCCGCGCCGTTGACCGTCGTTTGTGAAGGCCGCGCCAGCAGCACGCGCGCCGAATTCGGCGTCAATTTTCAGGTCACGCCGTATGCCCAGCAGGCCATCGCCACCCGCTTGCACTGCGAGCGCCCCCATGGGCAAGTGGCCCGGCAATGGTTTTGCGCCGACGGCATTCTGGCTTTTCTGCCCCTGGACGGGCCACAGGGGCACTCGGTAGCGGTGGTGTGGTCAGTCCCTCAGGAGCGGGTGGCGGCGCTGATGGCGTTGACTGCGCAAGAGTTTTCGCAGGCGCTGCAAACCGCCAGCCAGGACACGCTGGGAGTTCTCACCTTGTGCGCAGACCGTGCAACATGGCCGCTACAGCTGGCAAAAGCCGACCGCTGGTGCGGCAGCGCACCGGCAGAAAGCAAAACTCCTCACAGCTGGGTACTGGCGGGCGACGCTGCCCACAACGTGCATCCGCTGGCTGGACAAGGCCTCAACCTTGGCTTGGCCGATGTGCAGGCATTGGCTGATGTTTTGCGCAAGCGCGACTACTGGCGCAGCGTGGCGGATCTGCGCTTGCTCAGGCGCTACGAGCGAGAGCGCAAGGCCGCCTTGGTGACCATGGGTTTGGCTACCGACGGGTTGCAGCAACTTTTCTCCCGCACAGAGGCACCGTGGCATGCGCTGCGCAATCTCGGGATGAAGGGCTTTGAGCACAGCGGCCCTTTGAAAGAATTCATCACCCGCCGAGCCATGGGCGTGTATTGA